The following proteins are encoded in a genomic region of Zea mays cultivar B73 chromosome 9, Zm-B73-REFERENCE-NAM-5.0, whole genome shotgun sequence:
- the LOC100191842 gene encoding Triacylglycerol lipase like protein → MSAAVMTAPPCHRQPSPLNPNSRATQSPISNGKPNAVSTTRRHLANLDRLLVKPPPLPLPLPPQPRKLPADEVPGDGEATPDDRSGHGGLLNALNLSTFLPFTRKAAVDEMSPSSLAYMQRLLTLSPRLSPKGSIAGEWRRYHGEGRWEGLLDPLDQNLRRELLRYGDFVQAAYTAFHSMPSAAEAASSGQQRTLVLPDRSYHPTRSLFASSSLSIPPWAQRRSAPSWLTQRTSFVGYVAVCENEREVRRMGRRDIAIVLRGTATCPEWAENLRAGLVPLTADDDASAPKVAKGFLSLYRTPGDHAPSLSTAIVEEVKRLVQVYRGEELSITVVGHSLGASLALLAADELSPCLAAQTDGTADHQPPPIAVVSFGGPKTGNRAFAERLQRERGVNVLRVVNAGDVVTRVPAPIAREGYVHAGGAELRLHNSDSPCLRPDAGPACCHDLEAYLHLLDGFAGSGRPFRPDASRSVARLLTYQRPNVKRAYVEHARMLGFEPASPNASANGATADGQYGYLASPT, encoded by the coding sequence ATGTCCGCCGCGGTGATGACGGCGCCGCCCTGCCACAGGCAGCCGTCCCCTCTCAACCCCAACTCGAGGGCCACGCAGTCGCCGATCAGCAACGGCAAGCCCAACGCGGTCTCCACGACAAGGAGGCACCTCGCCAACCTCGACCGCCTCCTCGTCAAGCCGCCAccgctcccgctcccgctccCGCCGCAGCCCAGGAAACTGCCAGCCGATGAGGTACCAGGCGACGGGGAGGCCACCCCCGACGACCGCAGCGGCCACGGCGGGCTCCTCAACGCGCTGAACCTGTCCACGTTTCTGCCCTTCACGCGGAAGGCAGCCGTGGACGAGATGTCCCCGAGCAGCCTGGCGTACATGCAGCGCCTCCTCACGCTCTCCCCGCGGCTGTCGCCCAAGGGCTCCATCGCGGGCGAGTGGCGGAGGTACCACGGCGAAGGCAGGTGGGAGGGCCTCCTCGACCCGCTCGACCAGAACCTGCGCCGCGAGCTCCTCCGCTACGGCGACTTCGTGCAGGCCGCGTACACGGCGTTCCACTCCATGCCGTCGGCGGCGGAGGCAGCCTCCAGCGGTCAGCAGCGCACCCTCGTGCTCCCGGACCGCTCGTACCACCCGACCCGCAGCCTGTTCGCCTCGTCGTCGCTGTCCATCCCGCCGTGGGCGCAGCGGCGGTCGGCGCCCAGCTGGCTCACGCAGCGCACCAGCTTCGTCGGCTACGTCGCCGTCTGTGAAAACGAGCGGGAGGTCCGTCGCATGGGCCGCCGCGACATAGCCATCGTGCTACGTGGCACCGCCACGTGCCCCGAGTGGGCCGAGAACCTCCGCGCCGGCCTCGTGCCGCTCACGGCGGACGACGACGCGTCCGCGCCCAAGGTGGCGAAGGGGTTCCTGAGCCTATACAGGACGCCAGGAGACCATGCGCCCAGCCTCTCGACCGCCATAGTGGAGGAGGTGAAGCGTCTCGTGCAGGTGTACAGGGGGGAGGAGCTCAGCATCACAGTCGTGGGCCACAGCCTTGGCGCGTCGCTGgccctcctcgccgccgacgagctcagcCCCTGCCTGGCTGCTCAAACAGACGGCACCGCGGACCACCAGCCGCCGCCGATCGCGGTGGTCTCCTTCGGAGGCCCCAAGACCGGAAACCGCGCGTTCGCAGAGCGTCTGCAGCGCGAGCGCGGTGTGAACGTCTTGCGGGTGGTGAACGCGGGCGACGTGGTGACGCGCGTGCCGGCGCCGATCGCGCGGGAAGGGTATGTGCACGCGGGTGGCGCTGAGCTGAGACTGCACAACAGCGACTCGCCGTGCCTGCGTCCCGACGCGGGTCCAGCGTGCTGCCACGACCTGGAGGCGTACCTACACCTTCTGGATGGGTTCGCCGGCTCCGGGCGGCCGTTCCGCCCCGACGCGAGCCGCAGCGTGGCGCGGCTGCTGACATACCAGCGGCCCAACGTGAAGCGTGCGTACGTGGAGCACGCGCGGATGCTCGGGTTCGAGCCGGCCTCACCGAACGCCAGCGCCAATGGCGCCACCGCCGACGGCCAGTACGGCTACCTGGCCAGCCCTACATGA